The Abyssisolibacter fermentans genome contains the following window.
ATAGTTTATGTATGTATGGGTTTAGCAGGACTACCTGTTTTTAGTGGCGGTAAGGGTGGTTTTAATTATATAGTTGAACCTACCTTTGGATATTTAATTGGATTTATTATATGTGCATATGTTATAGGAAGACTTACTGAAAACATGGGAAAAGTCAGTGTTTTTAGGCTGCTTATTTCAGTGATGGCTGGCTTAGCAATTGTATATGTTTTGGGAGCAGCATATCTATATTTGATGTTAAATGTTTATTTAGGAAAAGCAT
Protein-coding sequences here:
- a CDS encoding biotin transporter BioY; the protein is IVYVCMGLAGLPVFSGGKGGFNYIVEPTFGYLIGFIICAYVIGRLTENMGKVSVFRLLISVMAGLAIVYVLGAAYLYLMLNVYLGKAFTIKSAIISGIVPFVLWDAIKGVVAVVTSVSVIPRLRKLGYMDNKKFAGN